In a genomic window of Erigeron canadensis isolate Cc75 chromosome 5, C_canadensis_v1, whole genome shotgun sequence:
- the LOC122601246 gene encoding uncharacterized protein LOC122601246, which produces METALLVKGAVGRDRLGGNIGAGGLGSGRCDARRNDKRFDHRDTRRREERRDDRRDDRREKRGGPYDRIVNLIKSPREILKTERVGGNFKPPRPMIHRTGKKDMSKYCEFHEDRGHETNACRELKIEIKRALDEGKLEHLVPGAKQGKRVTQAKKTYTWQKQDERNDRPPPPDGHVYMIREKHKYEKRKAEVLEPWRMVSISFLPVEAVSSDPVVTQAIVANFEIRKVYLDNGSSSDITYDHCFQKLPQRIKDLKRPSRTELVSFMGESNRPVGEISMEVMMGEYPFHRIELVDFMIIRAPSFYNVILGRPLMKKFGSIPSTVHGIVKFPTPARVATIRGRMTSPEECKQVEKTLPRKVEKVQDKKQDCHEEKVIINKKFPDQPVIIGSQLPRRIKEELIHLLKNNLDVIAWQTSDMIGVPRELAKHALNANPNISPIRQKKRGMSQDRSKAACEQVNEMVKAGILREVKYQTWVANPVMVKKPDGSWRLCVDFKDINKVCPKDNYPLPEIDWKVESLDGFRLKCFLDAYKGYHQISMKKMDEDKTAFHTDQGLYCFEKMPFVLKNVGATYQRLIDKAFKDQIGRNVEAYVDDIVIKSRAEEIMLADVQETFDTLRSINMKLNPSKCSFGMEEGKFLGHIITPNGIKANPKKIQAVLDMASPRTKKQVQSFNGKLAALARFLSKSAERSLPFFRTLKGCLRKQDFSWSAEAEEAFKDMKKFLADLPTLTAPIAGETLTLYLAASKECVSAVLLAERNNGQMPMYFVSRALKGPKINYPCLEKLALALVHAARRLRRYFQGHPFRVLTDKPIRQVLAKPEVSRRLAKWAIEQGKHEISFHPRTSTKGQILADFLAETDSSDVTGKGKEVQEVQATQEKESSKWTLFTDGASNQEGSGAGLILIDPEEREYTYALRFNFPASNNEAEYEALLAGLRMAKQMGVKKIQVFVDSQQVANQINGTFEANQPSMQLYLEETKKLIGEFESFHIEQVRRNQNKKADALSKLASLTFAHLTKEVLVEVLQEKSIAKGSEVSQVEEEEDCWMTSI; this is translated from the coding sequence ATGGAAACTGCTCTCCTTGTGAAAGGGGCAGTCGGAAGGGATAGGCTGGGGGGAAATATTGGGGCCGGAGGCTTGGGAAGTGGAAGATGTGACGCTAGAAGAAATGACAAAAGGTTTGATCATAGAGACACTAGAAGGAGAGAAGAAAGGAGAGATGATAGGAGGGATGACAGAAGGGAGAAGAGGGGTGGCCCTTATGACAGAATAGTCAACCTGATAAAATCTCCAAGGGAGATCCTTAAGACTGAAAGAGTGGGGGGAAACTTCAAACCTCCCCGACCTATGATACACAGGACCGGAAAAAAGGATATGTCAAAGTATTGTGAGTTCCATGAAGACCGTGGCCATGAGACAAATGCATGCAGAGAGCTTAAGATAGAGATAAAGAGAGCCTTGGATGAGGGAAAGTTGGAACACTTGGTCCCTGGTGCAAAGCAAGGAAAAAGAGTTACCCAGGCTAAGAAGACTTATACTTGGCAAAAGCAAGACGAGAGGAATGATAGACCACCACCCCCTGATGGCCATGTGTACATGATAAGAGAGAAACATAAGTATGAGAAAAGAAAGGCAGAGGTTCTGGAACCATGGAGAATGGTATCAATCTCTTTTCTTCCAGTAGAGGCTGTTTCTTCTGATCCAGTGGTGACACAGGCCATAGTAGCAAACTTTGAAATCCGAAAGGTATACTTAGATAATGGAAGCTCATCCGATATAACATATGATCATTGTTTCCAAAAACTTCCTCAAAGAATCAAAGATCTTAAACGTCCGTCAAGGACAGAACTTGTTAGTTTCATGGGAGAATCCAACAGACCGGTGGGGGAAATTTCAATGGAAGTCATGATGGGAGAATATCCCTTCCATAGAATTGAACTTGTTGATTTTATGATAATAAGGGCACCATCCTTCTATAATGTTATCTTGGGAAGACCTTTAATGAAAAAATTTGGATCAATTCCCTCAACCGTTCATGGAATAGTAAAGTTCCCAACACCCGCAAGGGTAGCCACCATTCGAGGACGCATGACTTCGCCAGAAGAATGTAAGCAAGTGGAAAAAACTTTGCCAAGGAAAGTTGAGAAAGTACAAGATAAAAAACAAGACTGTCATGAGGAGAAAGTgataataaataagaaatttCCAGATCAGCCCGTGATCATTGGGTCACAACTTCCAAGAAGAATCAAAGAAGAGTTgattcatttattaaaaaataatttggaCGTCATTGCATGGCAGACATCTGATATGATAGGAGTCCCAAGAGAGTTAGCTAAACATGCATTAAATGCCAACCCCAATATATCACCAATAAGACAAAAGAAGAGGGGAATGTCTCAAGACAGAAGCAAAGCTGCATGTGAGCAGGTCAATGAAATGGTGAAAGCTGGAATTCTTAGAGAAGTTAAGTATCAAACCTGGGTAGCCAACCCTGTCATGGTGAAAAAGCCAGATGGTTCCTGGAGATTATGTGTAGATTTTAAAGACATCAACAAAGTTTGCCCAAAGGATAACTACCCTCTCCCAGAAATTGACTGGAAGGTGGAATCCCTTGATGGGTTTAGATTGAAATGTTTCTTGGATGCTTATAAAGGGTATCATCAAATTTCCATGAAAAAAATGGATGAGGATAAGACAGCCTTTCATACAGACCAAGGACTttattgttttgagaaaatgcCTTTTGTCCTAAAGAATGTTGGGGCTACTTATCAGCGTTTGATAGACAAGGCATTCAAAGATCAAATTGGAAGGAATGTGGAAGCCTATGTAGATGATATTGTGATAAAGAGTCGGGCTGAAGAAATAATGTTGGCCGACGTACAAGAAACCTTTGACACCCTAAGAAGCATCAATATGAAGTTAAACCCATCAAAATGTAGCTTCGGAATGGAAGAAGGAAAGTTTCTTGGACACATTATAACTCCTAATGGAATCAAGGCAAACCCGAAGAAAATTCAAGCAGTGCTGGACATGGCATCCCCTCGAACCAAGAAGCAAGTTCAAAGTTTTAATGGGAAATTGGCGGCCTTAGCAAGATTTCTGTCAAAGTCTGCTGAAAGATCTTTACCTTTCTTTAGAACACTAAAGGGATGCTTAAGGAAGCAAGACTTTTCTTGGTCGGCCGAAGCAGAGGAGGCATTCAAAGATATGAAGAAGTTTCTTGCTGACCTCCCAACTCTCACGGCTCCAATTGCAGGTGAAACACTTACTCTATATCTTGCTGCTTCTAAAGAATGTGTTAGTGCAGTATTACTTGCAGAAAGAAACAATGGGCAGATGCCAATGTATTTCGTAAGCAGAGCCTTAAAGGGCccaaaaataaattatccatgtTTAGAAAAATTAGCTCTTGCCTTGGTCCACGCGGCCAGACGCCTAAGGCGATACTTTCAAGGTCACCCATTTCGGGTTCTGACTGACAAACCAATAAGGCAAGTGCTAGCTAAACCTGAAGTATCTAGACGATTAGCTAAGTGGGCTATCGAACAGGGTAAACATGAAATTAGCTTCCACCCAAGAACATCCACAAAGGGCCAAATCTTGGCTGACTTCTTGGCAGAAACTGACTCTTCCGATGTCACAGGAAAAGGAAAGGAAGTCCAAGAAGTCCAGGCAACCCAGGAAAAGGAAAGCTCAAAGTGGACCCTCTTCACAGATGGAGCATCAAATCAGGAGGGATCAGGAGCAGGTCTCATCTTAATTGATCCTGAAGAAAGAGAATACACTTATGCATTAAGATTCAACTTCCCAGCATCCAACAATGAGGCAGAGTATGAAGCACTCCTTGCTGGCCTCAGAATGGCAAAACAAATGGGAGTAAAGAAAATACAAGTATTTGTTGACTCTCAACAAGTGGCAAACCAGATCAATGGCACATTTGAAGCTAACCAACCATCCATGCAACTTTACTTAGAAGAAACAAAGAAGCTTATTGGAGAGTTTGAATCTTTTCACATAGAGCAAGTTAGAAGAAACCAGAATAAGAAGGCGGATGCTCTAAGCAAGCTAGCTTCATTAACCTTTGCTCACCTCACTAAAGAAGTCTTGGTTGAAGTCCTACAAGAAAAGTCTATAGCAAAAGGTAGTGAAGTATCTCaagttgaagaagaggaagactgTTGGATGACCTCAATTTAA